GATCGCCAAGGTCTTGGACGTCGACGTCCAGGAACTCTCGCCGCACCCGTGGCGCTATTCACCAGAGGGCGGCACCCAGCTCCGCACGTTGGCAGCGATCCGTACCGCGCTCACCGACTACAGCCACCTGCTCGGCACCCGCGAGACCATGTGGCCGCTCGCACAGTTCCGGGCGGCCGTTGTCCAGGCGCACCAGGACTACCAAGCCGCGCAGTACGACAAGGTCTCCGCGGCTCTGCCCGACCTGCTTACGGTTGCGGATGGCTACGGCGATGCGTCGCCAGAGGTGCAGATGGCCAAGTCCTCGGCGTACGTCGTCGCGTCGAAGCTGCTCGCCAAGGTCGGAGAGGCGCACCTCGCATGGGTGACCGCCGACCGCGCCGCCACCGCAGCGTTGACCTCCGAGTCGATGGAGGCCCAAGGCCAGGCTGCCTATCAGGTCGTCTGCGCGCTGCTGCGTGCCGATCGCACCGAGGACGCCGAACGGGTCGCCGTGTCTGGCGCCGAGCGTCTGATGCCGCTCATCAAGTCCGAGGAGCCAGGGCTTACCTCGGTCGCGGGTTCGCTCTGGCTCATCAGCGGTGTGATCGCCGCCCGAAACGTCGACCGGCGGACAAGCCAGGATCGGTTGGACCGAGCCGAAGCACTGGGGCACGAACTGCGCA
This genomic stretch from Streptosporangiales bacterium harbors:
- a CDS encoding helix-turn-helix domain-containing protein, which encodes MNDSIGDRIAIYRKRKGIGQKQLAELVGRSESWLSQVERGLRSVDKLSVLTQIAKVLDVDVQELSPHPWRYSPEGGTQLRTLAAIRTALTDYSHLLGTRETMWPLAQFRAAVVQAHQDYQAAQYDKVSAALPDLLTVADGYGDASPEVQMAKSSAYVVASKLLAKVGEAHLAWVTADRAATAALTSESMEAQGQAAYQVVCALLRADRTEDAERVAVSGAERLMPLIKSEEPGLTSVAGSLWLISGVIAARNVDRRTSQDRLDRAEALGHELRKDANLAWTAFGPTNVNIHRVSAATEMGDPYEVLSLAGFIDTDALPEGLRSRRAQVHLDLAWAQAQQKRDPEAVLHLVEAERVAPELLRYGVIPREIISTLLKRERRGRTPALRPIARRAGILT